A window of the Gossypium hirsutum isolate 1008001.06 chromosome A03, Gossypium_hirsutum_v2.1, whole genome shotgun sequence genome harbors these coding sequences:
- the LOC107943467 gene encoding E3 ubiquitin protein ligase RIE1, translating into MAASDPHAPLLPPRQPDGSAARPVSLAHLLGRATGRRGASMLVRETAARELEERRADWGYSKPVVALDMLWNTAFVVVSVVMLISTADETPNTPIRLWICAYALQCLLHVVLVWLEYRRRNSRRISVTDEERGEAVSGDVSDSEDEEDSGLFGSNESSITKRCETVNTMASFLWWIVGFYWVVSGGDILLQNAPRLYWLAVVFLAFDVFFAIFCVVLACLIGIALFCCLPCIIAILYAITEQEGASEADLSILPKYRFQIINNREKPSLGAGKMIPIETSSGYLANERILLAEDAECCICLSSYEDGVDLHALPCNHHFHSTCIVKWLKMNATCPLCKYNILKGNEQV; encoded by the exons ATGGCGGCGTCTGATCCTCACGCGCCACTCCTCCCCCCGCGTCAACCTGATGGCTCGGCTGCTCGCCCTGTATCGTTGGCGCATTTATTGGGGCGAGCCACGGGACGGCGTGGCGCTTCCATGCTAGTTAGGGAGACAGCGGCACGTGAGTTGGAGGAGCGGAGGGCCGACTGGGGGTACTCGAAGCCCGTGGTGGCACTGGACATGCTGTGGAATACAGCGTTCGTGGTGGTGTCGGTAGTGATGTTGATAAGTACGGCGGATGAGACGCCCAATACTCCTATTAGATTATGGATCTGTGCTTATGCTTTGCAGTGCTTGCTTCATGTTGTTTTAGTGTGGTTGGAATACAGGCGAAGGAACAGTAGGAGAATATCTGTTACGGATGAGGAGAGAGGAGAAGCAGTTTCTGGGGATGTTAGTGATAGTGAAGATGAAGAAGACAGCGGTCTTTTTGGTTCAAATGAATCAAG TATAACTAAACGATGCGAAACAGTGAATACCATGGCATCATTTCTTTGGTGGATAGTTGGCTTCTATTGGGTAGTTTCTGGTGGTGATATCCTTCTGCAGAATGCCCCGCGGTTGTACTG GTTGGCTGTGGTTTTTCTGGCATTTGATGTGTTCTTTGCAATCTTTTGTGTTGTTTTGGCGTGTTTGATTGGGATTGCTCTCTTCTGCTGCTTGCCGTGCATCATTGCAATTCTTTATGCTATTACGGAGCAG GAAGGTGCATCGGAAGCAGATCTTAGTATCCTTCCAAAATATAGATTTCAGATTATAAACAACCGTGAGAAGCCTAGTTTGGGAGCTGGAAAAATGATCCCCATAGAAACAAGCAGTGGATACTTGGCAAATGAGCGCATACTCTTAGCTGAGGATGCA GAATGTTGTATATGTCTAAGCTCATACGAAGATGGCGTGGATCTTCATGCTCTCCCTTGCAACCATCATTTTCATTCAACGTGTATTGTGAAATGGCTTAAGATGAATGCAACTTGTCCTCTCTGTAAGTACAATATTTTGAAGGGAAATGAGCAAGTATGA
- the LOC107943466 gene encoding nuclear pore complex protein NUP155, whose protein sequence is MSWVEEVVLRDVTNAGLVVSDRIGREVAAQLDLEEALEASRYASHPYSTHPREWPPLIEVEDTWELPLVLIERYNAAGGEGTALCGIFPEIRRAWASVDNSLFLWRFDKWDGQCPEYNVEEQAICAVGLAKSRPGIFIEAIQYLLILATPVELILVGVCCSGGGDNSDPYAEVSLQPLPEYSIPSDGVTMTCISCTDKGRIFMAGRDGHIYELHYTTGSGWHKRCRKVCLTAGVGSVISRWVIPNMFKFGAVDPIVEMVVDNERQILYARTEEMKIQVFVMGPSGDSPLKKVAEERNLLNQKDAHYGGRQTTASRASNRSAKPSIVSISPLSTLESKWLHLVAILSDGRRMYLSTSTSSGSNSTVGGLGGFNNHHHRPSCLKVVATRPSPPLGVSGGLTFGAMSLAGRTQTEDLSLKVETAYYSTGTLVLSDSSPPTMSSLLIVSRDSSSQSSLSGNLGASARSSRALRESVSSLPVEGRMLFVADVLPLPDTAATVLSLYSELELCGSESSVESCEKASGKLWARADLSTQHILPRRRIVIFSTMGMMEVVFNRPVDILRRLLESNSPRPILEDFFNRFGAGEAAAMCLMLAARIVHSENLISNVVAEKAAEAFEDPRIVGVPQVEGTGGLSNTRTAAGGFSMGQVVQEAEPVFSGAHEGLCLCSSRLLFPVWELPVMVVKGGYDATSENGLIACRLSVGAMQVLENKTRALEIFLRSRRNKRRGLYGCVAGLGDMTGSILYGTGSELGASDRSMVRNLFGAYFRSVESNGGGTSNKRQRLPYSPAELAAMEVRAMECIRQLLLRSAEALFLLQLVSQHHVTRLVQGFDANIRQELVQLTFHQLVCSEEGDRLATRLISALMEYYTGPDGRGTVDDISGKLREGCPSYFKESDYKFFLAVECLERAAVTPDPDVKENLAREAFDFLSKVPESADLITVCKRFEDLRFYEAVVRLPLQKAQALDPAGDAFNEQIDQAIRDYAIAQREQCYEIIASALRSLKGEGSQSEFRSPARPVAVRSVLDHASRRKYICQIVQLSVQSPDRLFHEYLYRTMIDLGLENELLEYGGPDLVPFLQTAGCEPAQEVRALSALTSATPSVGQPGASIHSNQAKYFDLLARYYVLKRQHLLAAHVLLRLAERRSIDGSNAPSLEQRCQYLSNAVLQAKSASNNDGLVASNRGAFDSGLLDLLEGKLAVLQFQIKVKEELEAMATRLEATPGTSESVQNGSAADSRFNGDANLANAAREKAKELSSDLKSITQLYNEYAVPFELWEICLEMLYFANYSGDADSSIIRETWARLIDQALLSGGVAEACSVLKRVGSKVYPGDGAVLPLDTLCLHLEKAALERVESGTESVGDEDVARALLAACKGAAEPSLNTYDQLLSNGAILSSPNLRLRLLQSVLVVLREWAMSVFAQRMGTTAAGASLILGGAFSPEQTMVLNQGIRDKITSAANRYMTEVRRLPLPQSRTEAVYRGFRELEESLIAPFSFDRF, encoded by the exons ATGTCGTGGGTGGAGGAGGTTGTATTGCGCGATGTCACCAATGCGGGACTCGTCGTTAGCGACCGTATTGGCCGTGAAGTGGCGGCTCAGTTGGACCTTGAGGAAGCTTTGGAAGCTTCCAGATACGCCAGTCATCCCTACTCCACACACCCCAGAGAG TGGCCTCCTTTGATCGAGGTGGAAGATACTTGGGAGCTACCTCTGGTACTCATAGAAAGATATAATGCAGCTGGTGGAGAAGGAACTGCATTATGTGGAATATTTCCGGAGATACGTAGGGCGTGGGCATCTGTGGATAATTCTTTGTTTCTTTGGCGTTTTGACAAATG GGATGGCCAATGCCCTGAATACAATGTGGAGGAACAAGCTATATGTGCTGTTGGCCTCGCCAAATCTAGACCTGGCATTTTCATTGAAGCTATACAGTATCTTTTAATATTAGCAACTCCTGTCGAG TTGATTCTTGTAGGAGTATGCTGCTCTGGAGGGGGTGATAATAGTGATCCATATGCAGAGGTTTCACTGCAGCCTTTGCCAGAGTATTCAATACCTTCTGACGGAGTTACTATGACTTGTATCTCTTGTACTGATAAGGGTCGTATTTTCATGGCTGGCCGAGATGGCCACATATATGAGCTGCATTACACGACTGGTTCAGGCTGGCATAAGCGTTGTCGGAAAGTTTGCCTCACTGCAGGTGTAGGGAGTGTTATTTCAAG gtggGTTATACCAAATATGTTTAAGTTTGGAGCTGTAGATCCCATTGTTGAAATGGTTGTTGATAACGAAAGGCAGATTCTATATGCAAGAACTGAAGAGATGAAAATTCAGGTTTTTGTTATGGGGCCAAGTGGAGACAGTCCATTGAAAAAAGTGGCTGAAGAAAGGAATTTGTTAAATCAGAAAGATGCACATTATGGAGGTAGACAAACAACAGCATCAAGAGCGTCAAATCGATCAGCAAAACCATCCATTGTTTCAATTTCCCCTTTATCCACGTTAGAATCAAAGTGGCTGCATCTTGTTGCTATTTTATCAGATGGTAGGCGAATGTACCTTTCTACCTCCACATCTAGTGGAAGTAATAGTACTGTTGGAGGTTTGGGTGGATTTAACAATCATCACCACAGGCCAAGCTGTTTAAAAGTTGTAGCAACTAGGCCTTCACCTCCTTTAGGCGTCAGTGGTGGACTGACCTTTGGCGCAATGTCTTTGGCTGGTAGGACTCAGACTGAGGATCTTTCACTGAAGGTAGAAACAGCGTACTATTCTACTGGAACTCTTGTCCTTTCTGATTCTTCACCGCCAACCATGTCTTCGCTTCTCATTGTGAGCAGAGATTCAAGCTCACAGTCATCTCTGTCAGGTAATTTAGGAGCAAGTGCTCGGAGTTCCCGAGCATTACGAGAATCTGTTTCTTCCTTGCCCGTTGAAGGCCGAATGCTCTTTGTGGCAGATGTTCTTCCTTTACCAGATACAGCTGCCACTGTGTTATCGCTGTATTCCGAGCTTGAACTTTGTGGATCTGAAAGCTCAGTTGAGTCTTGTGAAAAAGCATCAGGGAAGTTGTGGGCTAGAGCTGACCTTTCAACTCAACATATATTGCCAAGGAGGAGAATTGTTATTTTCAGCACCATGGGCATGATGGAAGTAGTTTTCAATCGGCCCGTTGATATTCTGAGAAGATTGTTGGAGTCAAACTCTCCAAGACCAATCTTAGAGGATTTCTTTAATCGTTTTGGTGCTGGTGAAGCAGCTGCAATGTGTTTGATGCTAGCTGCAAGGATAGTTCATTCTGAAAATCTTATAAGCAATGTTGTTGCTGAAAAGGCAGCTGAAGCATTTGAGGACCCAAGAATTGTTGGAGTGCCTCAAGTTGAAGGTACCGGTGGACTATCAAATACTAGAACTGCTGCTGGGGGTTTCAGCATGGGGCAGGTTGTTCAGGAGGCTGAGCCAGTGTTCTCAGGTGCTCATGAAGGGCTCTGCCTGTGCTCATCAAGGTTGCTATTTCCTGTTTGGGAGCTCCCTGTTATGGTTGTGAAAGGTGGTTATGATGCAACATCGGAAAATGGGTTGATTGCATGCAGACTTTCTGTTGGGGCTATGCAAGTCCTTGAGAACAAGACTCGTGCTTTGGAGATATTCTTAAGGTCTAGAAGGAACAAAAGAAGAGGGCTTTATGGATGTGTAGCTGGTTTAGGTGACATGACTGGTTCTATTCTCTATGGAACTGGTTCAGAATTAGGTGCTAGTGATAGGAGCATGGTTAGAAACTTATTTGGTGCTTATTTCCGGAGTGTGGAGTCTAATGGTGGTGGAACGTCCAATAAAAGACAGCGGTTACCATATAGTCCTGCTGAATTGGCTGCTATGGAG GTGAGGGCGATGGAATGCATCCGGCAGTTGCTTCTTAGGTCTGCTGAAGCTCTGTTTTTACTACAGCTTGTTTCTCAGCATCATGTAACACGCTTGGTTCAGGGATTTGATGCTAACATCCGCCAGGAATTGGTTCAGTTGACATTCCATCAACTTGTTTGTTCTGAGGAGGGTGACCGCCTTGCTACAAGACTTATTTCTGCTTTGATGGAG TATTATACTGGCCCTGATGGCAGGGGGACAGTGGATGATATAAGTGGTAAATTACGCGAGGGATGTCCAAGCTATTTCAAGGAGTCTGATTATAAGTTTTTCTTAGCTGTGGAATGTCTTGAAAGAGCTGCTGTAACTCCTGATCCTGATGTGAAGGAAAATCTTGCCAGGGAAGCCTTTGATTTCCTAAGTAAAGTTCCAGAATCTGCTGATTTAATAACTGTTTGCAAACGGTTTGAGGACTTAAG ATTTTATGAGGCTGTGGTTCGCTTGCCCCTACAGAAAGCTCAGGCTCTTGATCCTGCAGGTGATGCTTTCAATGAACAAATTGATCAAGCAATCAGAGATTATGCAATTGCTCAGCGTGAACAGTGCTATGAGATAATTGCTAGTGCTTTACGTTCTCTGAAAGGTGAGGGCTCACAGAGCGAATTTCGGTCTCCTGCTAGGCCTGTTGCAGTGCGATCTGTCCTTGATCATGCTTCACGAAGAAAATATATATGCCAGATTGTTCAGCTTAGTGTTCAATCACCTGACAGATTGTTTCATGAGTACTTGTACAGAACTATGATTGATTTAGGTCTTGAGAATGAGCTGTTGGAATATGGGGGTCCTGATTTGGTGCCTTTTCTGCAGACTGCTGGTTGTGAACCTGCACAAGAG GTTCGAGCTCTCTCTGCATTGACATCAGCAACCCCTTCAGTGGGTCAACCTGGAGCTTCTATTCATTCTAATCAAGCTAAATACTTTGATCTTTTGGCTCGATATTATGTCTTGAAGCGACAGCATTTGCTTGCAGCTCATGTATTGTTGAGGCTGGCTGAAAGACGCTCAATTGATGGGAGCAATGCTCCTAGTCTTGAACAGAG GTGTCAATACCTAAGTAATGCTGTTCTTCAGGCCAAGAGTGCTAGTAACAATGATGGTCTGGTAGCTTCTAACCGGGGTGCTTTTGACAGTGGATTGCTGGACTTACTAGAAGGGAAACTTGCTGTTCTTCAGTTTCAGATAAAAGTAAAAGAGGAACTGGAGGCAATGGCTACCAGGTTAGAAGCTACACCTGGTACATCAGAATCTGTTCAAAATGGATCTGCTGCTGATAGCAGGTTTAATGGTGATGCCAATTTAGCAAATGCTGCACGAGAGAAGGCCAAGGAGTTATCTTCAGATTTGAAGAGCATTACTCAGTTGTATAATGAATATGCAGTTCCTTTTGAACTTTGGGAG ATATGCCTGGAAATGTTGTACTTCGCAAACTATTCAGGTGATGCTGATAGTAGCATTATCCGAGAAACTTGGGCTAGACTTATTGATCAAGCTCTTTTAAGCGGTGGAGTTGCTGAGGCTTGCTCCGTTTTGAAGcgggttggttctaaagtttaTCCGGGAGATGGAGCTGTATTACCTCTGGATACTCTATGCCTTCATCTAGAGAAGGCTGCATTG GAGAGGGTGGAATCTGGAACTGAATCTGTTGGGGATGAAGATGTGGCAAGGGCTCTTCTGGCTGCTTGCAAGGGTGCAGCTGAACCTTCTTTGAACACTTACGATCAACTATTATCAAATGGGGCTATTTTGTCATCACCGAATCTCAGATTACGCCTTCTTCAATCAGTGCTAGTGGTACTTCGCGAATGGGCAATGTCTGTATTTGCACAGAGGATGGGCACGACTGCTGCTGGTGCTTCTTTAATATTAGGTGGAGCATTCTCGCCAGAACAAACAATGGTTCTAAACCAGGGGATTCGGGACAAGATCACTAGTGCAGCAAACAG GTACATGACGGAGGTGAGGAGATTGCCACTTCCACAGAGTCGGACTGAGGCTGTTTATAGAGGATTTCGGGAACTTGAAGAATCTTTAATTGCCCCATTTTCTTTTGACCGATTTTGA